The sequence gggcattggttagagaaccgcactcaaagagttgttgtcaatggtgtttcatcagactggagagaggtgagtagcggggtacctcagggcttggtgctcggcccggtactttttaacatatttattactgatctagatgagggggtggagggactactcatcaagtttgcagatgacaccaaattgggaggactggcaaatactccggaagatagagacagagttcaacgagatctgaacacaatggaaaaatgggcaaatgagaacaagatgcaatttaataaagataagtgtaaagttctgcatctggggcagaaaaatgaaaagcatgcctactggatgggggatacgcttctaggtagcactgtgtgtgaacgagaccttggggtacttgtggattgtaaactaaacatgagcaggcagtgtgatgcagcggtaaaaaaggcaaatgccattttgggctgtatcaacagaggcatcacatcaaaatcacaagatgtcatagtcccattgtatacggtactggtcagaccacacctggagtactgtgtgcagttctggaggcctcacttcaagaaggacgtagataaaattgaaagggtacggaggagagcgacgaagatgatctggggccaagggaccaagccctatgaagataggttgagggacttgggaatgttcagcctggagaaaaggaggttgagaggggacatgatagccctctttaagtatttgaaaggttgtcacttggaggagggcaggatgctgtttctcttgtgaaaaataattttcacagtcagagtagttcagcagtggaataggctgcctaaggaggtggtgagctccccctcactggcagtcttcaagaaaaggttggatacacacttttcttggatgctttaggatacttagggctaatcctgcgttgagcagggggttggactagatggcctgtatggccccttccaactctatgattctatgattaatttgTACATCTCCAATGGCTTTGTTTaacattatttatattatttgctATCATGAATTGATATACCAGCACGATGTAGtgctaagagcagtggactctaatcaaGGGAACTGGGCTTGTTAGTTCTATCCCTCGCATCTTGTTCTGTGTTTACAGAGTCTCAATACTAGGGCTGTTGTTCCTTTACTCTGTCCCTGTACTCTTACCATGGGTTATTGTTCTCAGCTATCTAACTTGATTTAATTTATGCAAGACTACTGAAGGTCTAGAGCAATTTAGGAATTTGTATACTGATCCTTTACCAGGCTGACCTTGAACATTTTCATATATATCATTTTCACCAAACCCTCTGAAACAACTTTTCACTTCAAGAATTATTATCAGATTAAACATGGCTCAGGAAAGGCAGCTTCAGATTTACCTTTTAATTTAGCCTGTTTTGTTAGTTTTGGAAAGGCGTAGACATAGATTGTAGGTTTCAGTTGCCGGTCAGAATAAGCTATTGTTCCTTGGTTCCCATTCACTGCAAAGGCTCCTACACTTCCATTCTTGCACCGTAAGACTGACCTTTCCTTTGTTTCAATGTTGATAAAAATGATATAATTCCCACAAGGATAACAGATAGTCTTGTTGTTCACAAAGCCAAGTTTCCTGTTGCTGAATCCTTGCAcccaccttgggggggggagagaaagttagGAGTTTATGTAggagtgtatgtatatatatatacatacacacacacatacacatacacacacacacacacacacacacacacacacatatatatatatatttaatcagaGGACCTGTTGGTATAAAATAAAAGTTTCCACTGAGAAAGTATGTATATTTGTCCATGCATATATATGAATACACAGATATTGACAAGAGAGTGGGGAGAGTTATTTTTAGAACTATATATGAGcctcatagagcctcttgtggtgcagagtggtaaggcagcagaaatgttgtctgaaagctctgcccatgaggttgggagttcaatcccagcagccgactcaaggtcaactcagccttccatccttccgaggtcggtaaaatgagtacccagcttgctgggggtaaacagtaatgactggggaaggcactggcaaaccaccccatattgagtctgccatgaaaacgctagagggcgtcaccccaagggtcagacatgacccggtgcttgcacaggggatatctttacctttaccttatgagcctcatgggagggcgttatagaaatacaataaataaatgcataaataaatacatatttgttGCATTATTATACTTAATAACAATAAGGTATTAATGAAAATAATTAATAATGGTGGAGCAAAGTCCAAAATAGGAGACTTTGTTTTAATCAACTTTGTGTAACATCTATCATTTCGGGAAATATACAAAACATGTTAACCTCTTGAACCTATCAAAAAAGAAGCCATGGTGTATATTACATGTACTCCAGGGCGAGAAAGAGCCGCTCtcatacatttttcttttctatttttggcACTCTGAGGGAGCAATCCCTAAATCTATCTGCATCTATAAAGAAAATGTGTTAAAACAGGGGTATTGCTAGTACTTTGCTAGGAGCTCTGcattgcaagcagaaggtcccagattcaatccctggcaactccaATCTCTGCAGTGCCCCAGTGGGTAACTTCAGATTTTAACTGATCAAGGCAGGGGCACAAAGATGTGATCTTATATGGTAATGGGCAGCCAGAAGTGTTatatatatagggttgccaaccttcaggcacCTGGTgatttcctgctattacagttcatctccaaacAATCAATATCCATTCttcagaaaatagctgctttggaaagtggactgtatGGCTTTGtctgatgcccctcccccagcaccacccttctcagcctccaccgccaagtctccaggtattacccaacccagagatggcaaccctatctatAAGGTGTCTGTGTGTGAGGAGAGGAGAAGCTGGAAGAGAACCAAGTAGGAGATTCAGGAGGGAGCTTTAAGATTAGGAAAAGACGGGCATCCTTTCATAAATATTTGACCCTCCCTTACTACAAAGACACAGGCGCCGTGGCTTCTGGAGGAGCAGCCATGCGGGGGGCGATTTTCGGAAACCGCGAGCAAGAAGCACCCCAGccactcctccctccttccctctgcacCTGACTTCCAGCTCAGCTCTGTGCATAGGCGACGCCGGACGGCGGGAAGCTTTTGTGGTCTCCATGACCCTTGCTGGAGCATCGGCGCGTCTCCTTGCGGGGACCTGAAATTGTTTACCCGCGTCTCTTAGCAACGCTCCGTCATTCTTCCGTTGGCTAAACGGACTTCCCCTTCTCTTTTCTGCCCAATCGCTTCCACGAACGTTCTTTAGTTGCGTGCCATGGATTGGCTGTTGGCTCGAGCGGGGCGGGGACAAAGAAGGGTTTAAGAAGCAATTGGGTTTGAGAAGCAATTGGGGACCTAAATTAATTCGTATATAAAGGTTTAATCGCTGTTCCCGTTCAGTTTCCTTGTCGAATGAAAGCAAGGCATGCACATCTGCAACCATTCCTACCGGGAGATCTGAACTACTGCTTAACTAgcagtggaatcctaaacagagttaccaaCTTCTAACCCTGCTGACTTCCATGCTTAGAATACTGCTTAGAAGTAAAGAAAGacttactttaaaaagaaaagaaaaatcaaccCCGGGCTATTaagtatttattttctttatatttaaTATCCGCTTTCTCACTCACAACCCTAGCTGTGTGAGCAGGGTACGCAAGAcaattttaatgcttttatttatttatttatttatttatgctatttataGTAAGCCCTTATCTCAGTGTCTCAAGATGGATTACACATACTGAGCCATTACATTTACATACCAAAAGGGGTCATTCAATAACTGATGcgttaggattttagaagtccgGAATCATCGGAGGAAATTGAAGTCCAGCATAAGTTTCCACAAGTTTGTTTGGTGTTTATTTGGAGTGCAGACGGGAACCTTAAAATGCTATCCTAAATGAAGTTACTGCCTTCTAAGTACATTAATGACAAATGgctcaaaagggtataattctgttttggATCGCCCTGGTTTACAGTTTACACATGGAGCCTTTTTTTAGTATTAGTTTGCAAGAGCCTTGACTTTCCACTTAAGCTTAaggctttaaaacacacacacacacaaataccccCTCCCCTGAATCTAATTTTACCTCACATTCACAattacatacaataaaatctaaataacCTATACAGCAAAATACCAAACTGAAAGATGGTGGCATGTAACCTGCCTCTTGAACCGTATTAGTTTTATCCATTAtagtatttccttccttccttgtgaaATTAGATATCTGCAGCATGCAGACAGAGCTTtgtattttctttctcctttgacCATAGCTCAAGCCAGGTATTCAGAGGCTTGTGTCCTTTGTCACCGAGAGGATTTGTTAGGCAACTTAGGGGTATCAAATGCATTTGATCCATTATTGGATTGTTACTTGGTCATGCCAGGtcatgtgccataaaatgtaatgccagataCCAGAGCTATAAGGTATCTGACATGAATGTACCAATTACCTAATTTTTgatggggtataattccatacagTTTGCCTTCTAATCAGGGTCTAATGTGATATAGTCTACCTCTAAGCAGCATAATGCCATACACTCCACCTtctaaggagccattttctctaggggaactgatctatgttgtcCGGAGATGAGTGCatttccaagggatccccagctcccacctggagactggcatccctaaaacaaCCCAAAAGGTGCAGTTTCAAAAATGCTGAAAACCAGGACATTCATGCTGCCCATTACAATGATCCAAAAGCATGCTTgattgtgttatttatttattatatttatataccgctgaaGGATCAgtgtggttcacatgaaacagaaacaatgcagagtttaacaataataaagggaTAACAACAAcctagaacagtagaaaaatatggaatatAGAAAAACTTCTTCTGCTCTtgatatattttaacatttaggAGAGTTAAGGGAAGATTCAAAGAGTGGAACAAAAAGTATAAATTGACCTGGAAGAACCATTTACAAAGAGCCAGTGTCATTTTGGGTAGTAGGGAGGGGGTAGAAAGTATGTTATTAGCTGTCTCATCATATTGGTTGCATAGATTTAGAGTTATGATAGATTTATGATAGATTTAGAGTTATGCCAAGcccccaggtgcagcctggagatctcctggtattacaactgGTCTACAGACTACAAAGATCATGTCTTATGGAGAAAATGGTGAAAAGGGTGGATTCTATGTCAtttttaaggttgccagcttcaggatgGTAAATGCCAAGAGATTTAATGGTGGAACCTGGGTAGGGTGGAACCTCAACACTTTATAATGccacagtccaccctctaaagctgccatttccccccatgtgaactgatctctgtaacctggaaataaattgtaattccagatctccaggtaccaactggaagttggcagcaccagttctctctccttcccaaattattccttccccaggctccaccttcaaatcttcaggactttcccaacccaaagctggcaaccctatttcacaCAGTTTAATCTGTTCTCTGTGAGAATACTGGACTGTAAATATAAATACATCTGCCCAGTTCTCTTCAGAGGCCTTCATGTTCCTGTCATCTGAAACTAGACAGGTGGCAGTCAAAGTGGCAGTGTTGTAGCACCAAAACTATgaaactccctccccagggagatgcatctgtctccctctattaTGGTCTTCTACTGGAAGATgaaggattttttgttttgttaggtATATCTGCAATCATTTTATTAGCCTACCTCCCTGTTTTAGGTGCTATGTGtaccatttttttttattgaattACTGAACATATACTTTATTCTAATTTCTTAAAAATGTTTTCATGCTTTTTTGTTTACTGCCTTGGGGAttctatttgggtggaaaggcaacatagaaatattttaaagaacaaATAATTAATATAGCAAATAACCACATAACTATTAGGTGGCTTCTGGTTTGTTTTTGAACAGCACTTTCAATCATGCACAGTCTAAGACTACAGGGTTACAGCCCAATTCTACCCAGGATAATGTTCTACTGAGTCCCAGGTAGATTtgctaggtcccccccccctctcaccagGCTACTGCGAGGGGTGGAGGGGTAGGGTTAGCAGACgcgggttgggaaactcctgtgaatttggggatgaagtctggagctgagctgtacatccaggggatccccaggtcctatcagagctccaccccccaccccgtagGATTTGGGGTGCTACTTCTGCCCCCTTGGCCACCCCGCATGCGCCGCTTTCTCTTTCTTTGAGAGGCGCCTCATAGCGGAGGGGGAGGGTGCGCCTCGCCACGAGAACCGAGGGGGAGGAGCCACGTTCGCGCTGTCTCTCGGCgcctgggatcaggcaggcagcgGCTTCTTGGAGCGGAGTCCCCTAGTAGCTGGACGTGTCCTGAGTCGCCGGCAGGCGCGATGGCTGGGGAGGGTGTCAGGAGCTTAGGCAAAGGTGAGAAAGTGTCGAGGGAGGGGTGCTTGCGCCTCCCCCTCGGGGGCCGTGCGTGCGTGGGCCTCTGCCTCGTCGGGTTGGGAGGAAGCGTTTGCCCTTGAGTGGCAGTTGCTTGCTTTTCTTGATTATGTCGCATTCATGCTTTTTGGTCGGTTTTTGGAATTTAGCCGGACACCTTTGTGCCTGTTTGTTGGTGGGAGTCGTTTACTCGTGTAACTATCACAGTTTTGACTTTTAAATAAAATCCTACCccctctccaaggagctcaggatccCCCCAACTCTTATGAGATAGATAGCCCTATGAGATAGATAGATTAGGCTAAGGGAAAGTGAACAGTTCACGGAAGATCGCCCATAGAGTGGGGATTTAGATTTGGGCCTCCCCTAATTCTTGTTTGCTAATGTACTAGTGCACCCTACTGGGTTTCTGGTGTCTAATTTCCGGAATCGGCACCCATGAAAAATTGCGATGGCTAGGTCTCCGGCTAGGCCGATTACTTGCTTTGAGCATCCCCATGTTATATGTTCATGAatgcatagaacaggggtagtcaaactgcggccctccagatgtccatggactacaattcccaggagcccctgccagcaaatgcatttgctggcaggggctcctgggaattgtagtccatggacatctggagggccgcagtttgactacccctggcatagaacaACAAAGGGAGCATAAATTCCAGGCATAAAATCAACACTGACCTTAAGGCCCTCTGTTGCCTAACATGCATCATTTTCTCTTGATCCCAATAAGTCTCGACTTCCTGTGACCCCAAAAGTTTCAGTGACAAGAATGTGTAAACTTATATTTTTCATATACAGCTTATTCTGCAGCCTTGAAACTTCATCATGTTCTaggcaactcttcttcataaatgcTGTGGTTCAGCAAGTTGCCTTGCTGGAGCAGGAATGTACACTTTGGTGTGAAACAAGCACCTTGCATAAGGTCTGTTTGCATTACAAATTGTAGATGCAGCAGGCTTCATGTTTTTTGTCAGTCATTACAAGGGAGAGGTCAACATGAGAAAGGGGCTATTTAAAAATTTTACAATGAAAGTGGCTTTCCCTTAAACAGATTTAACCTCAGGAGGGAACACCTACAGTGCTTCTTCTTTTCTGGGGGCAGATATAATTTTAGTCCTTTAAATTTCATCATcagttgatttttaaaagcaaaacaaacaaaaaaatcaggGGTCCTGAACATATTTTGGGTGTAGCTCTAATCTCACCCTGCTTGTGTGGTGTACTGTTGTGTCTCATGTGGGAATATATTTAAAGTGACAACCTGGCTTCGGGGGGAGTCTTAGTCCACAAGCACTTTAAGAATATCACCATGTTGCCTGTTCCTGGTCTGCAGACTTGTGTGAGTGGAGGTGTAAGGGCTCTCTCCCATAATTGTAAACCAGCTGGGAAGTGACATGGGAAGCCCCTCTATCCCAAAATATAGTTTCTTCTCACCCTCCCTTATTTGAAACGGAGACCAAAACATAGCTTTGTTCTTGAGTTTGTCCTTTGGTTCAAACAAGAATCTTAAAATGCATGAGTTTAAACTTTAATCTAGATTGCCTTCCCAGGAAGGAATGTAATTAAACTTGGATCCTAGTGCAGATGTAGAATCTTGTATCACTGATATTATTGTTTTCACTGAAATTTTCACAAAGCTCAAAATAATGCATCACACTGGAAAATTCTGGTAGAGAACTCTTCATCACAGTTCCAATGAATTCATAAGAATTACTTTGAAGTAAGTAGCTTAGAATGTCAATATTATGCTTTAGCCTTTCCTTTTCTAAGATATATAAGTTAGGGCGTACCTTATCAGCAGGAATTGCAGGGCTATGACTAAGCAatatgaaatagaagaagaagtagaagagttggttcttatatgccgcttttccctacccgaaggagtctcaaagcggcttacagttgccttcccattcctctccctctcctctagaAACAAGAACAACTGTTCTGAGAAGTCTTCCCATTTTCTCAGCTACCCACTCTAGGTCATCTTTTGGATGCAGTGAAAAGTTGTGATTCTTGCTGGTTCTGACCAGAATGATTTAGTCCTGCTTGTCTTCCAGGAAGTGTTGCGCCTGGGCCTGTGCCAGAGGGAATGATCCGCCTCTACAGTATGCGTTATTGTCCCTTTGCACAGAGAACACTGCTAGTTCTGAAGACCAAAGGAATTGAGTAAGATCATAAACCATTCTAATTTCAGTAATGTCCTGTGCTATGACAATGTGTACCAAACTTTTTTGTTATAAAACTGGTAGATGATCACCTTATGGAAATAGTCTTCAAGCTGATACCGTACATATCTATTCTTAAGGTTACTGTCCATTTGACATTCTTCCAGCTTTGCTAGTGTAACAGAATTGAGTGGCACCATTACATAGTCCTTGGTATTTCTGTAATTATGTTTCAGATGTCCAAAGTACTTCATGTATATTATCTAGTCAATCGAGCAACAGCTCTGAAAGAAAGACCATTATGATTATCCTCATATAACAGAATCAAAGCTTGCCCAAAGTTGGTACCTGTGTGAGTTTGTAACTGAAGTGAAATTTTAGTCAGGAATATACCGTTCTTCCAAATCTAATAGAATTCCAACAAATAACCACCTTTTAATTCAATTAGTTTcaccagtaaaatcagagtccagtggcacctttaagaccaacaaagatttattaaaggcgtgagttttcgagtgcaagcactcctgaggaacagtgcttgcccttgaaatctcacaccttgaataaatccttgttggtcttacaggtgctactggactctgattttattgtgctactgcagatcaacacaaCTAGTTTCACCAATGTTTTAATCTAGTTTCACCAATGTTTGTGTCAAATGGAGACTTGGTAGGGTGTTgaagttatttttatttcttatgttgcttggtgcagtggtccccaacctttattaggctggggaccggcagggcatcgggccgcgcccgcggggacagcgcccgcggggaccgcgcccgcggggaccgcgcccgcgcgggccacgcccacgcttctggccgcgcctgcgagctgcgcccgcagatcgggccacgcccggaagccacgcccgctgatcgggccgcgcccgcgagctgcgcccgcagatcgggccgcgcgggcgcagcccggccctgattccctcttcccgccctcccgcagtaagtagcttcccgggccgcaagctgcgggggggggcggggagagggagctgcagtccggcgccatggcctttgcggcccggcgccgggccgcggcccgcaggttggggaccactggcttggTGGTATATAGAGCACAAAGTTGAAATTAGGGTTTAGACACCCTCAATTTCCTAGGATATGGATTGGATTTCTATAACTGCTCAGTCTTCTTGAGATGGCTGATGGGTATCATTAAAACATGGGCTACTTTATGGTTGGTTTAACTACCAGTGacaataataatatttctttGTTTCATGTAATATCTTTTAGCCATGAAATTATTAATATCAACATACATAACAAACCTGATTGgttttttgaaaaaaacccaCTTGGACTAGTTCCTGTATTGGAGACAAGCAAAGGTCAGCTGATCTATGAATCTCCAATCACTTGTGAATATCTGGATGAAGCATATCCAGGGAAGAAGTTGTACCCTGAGGATCCCTATGAGAAAGCTTGCCAGAAGATGCTGTTGGAATTCTTCTCCAAGGTGTGTGCTGACGAGGACACATGAAGATTTGCTTGTTTCAAAATCTTCTTCAAAAAACCAAATACCTTACCTGAAAAAGTAAATCACTTTTGGGGTtacttgaaggctgaagaatatttcaggggttactccaccaTCAAAAAGTTTGA is a genomic window of Paroedura picta isolate Pp20150507F chromosome 8, Ppicta_v3.0, whole genome shotgun sequence containing:
- the LOC143843497 gene encoding glutathione S-transferase omega-1-like; protein product: MAGEGVRSLGKGSVAPGPVPEGMIRLYSMRYCPFAQRTLLVLKTKGIDHEIININIHNKPDWFFEKNPLGLVPVLETSKGQLIYESPITCEYLDEAYPGKKLYPEDPYEKACQKMLLEFFSKIPPMSRNYFLAIRNGEDVSALKEKFIEKLLKLEEILANRKTKFFGGNSVSMIDYFMWPWFERLEGFQLNDCLNQTPAIKHWMESMQLDPAVKATITDTQTFKGFLELYAKNSHEASDYGL